In Cyanobacterium sp. T60_A2020_053, one DNA window encodes the following:
- a CDS encoding Na+/H+ antiporter: MIIASSLAEVTIEQNLEQFLIVLSVSLAVATISRVFSWFRQIPYTLLLVIVGSGLAFVNIRLVNLSPELILEIFLPPLLFEAAWNIKWKELKASLTPIILLAIVGVIISVTGVSFALSHFTNLSLATALLVGASLSASDPVSVIALFRELGAGKKLTTVMEGESLFNDGVAVVAFLLLVGIPLGEEQFSITDSIIEFFTFTGVGVAVGLLVGFGISYLTQRFDLPLVEQSLTLVSAYGTYLITENLGGSGVIGVVMVGLVLGNFGSRIGMNPRTRLSVSEFWDFLAFFVNSIVFLLIGDQIIFSSFITNWNLILVAIVSLLISRFVAVFILCYISNLITVIDLSWREQLILWWGGLRGSVSVALALSVPVILTDRSVVIETVFGVVLFTLLVQGLTTKYLLQALNLVGDQDVKQGYSELLARRTALNNVLDYLTSMPPSKIPEIEPDFYSYETKLIEGQLHTIEEKIIDLQKVNPDLKTISMKKLRENLLTIEADTYADLILKGELGNDLSPIIQEILVMEKDD; encoded by the coding sequence ATGATTATTGCCTCATCTTTAGCAGAAGTTACCATAGAGCAAAACTTAGAACAGTTTTTGATTGTTTTGTCCGTATCTTTAGCGGTAGCAACCATTTCAAGGGTTTTTAGTTGGTTTCGACAAATCCCCTACACATTATTATTAGTAATTGTCGGTTCAGGTTTAGCTTTCGTCAATATTCGTTTAGTTAACCTCTCCCCTGAGTTGATTTTAGAAATATTTTTACCTCCTTTACTATTTGAAGCAGCGTGGAATATCAAATGGAAGGAATTGAAAGCTAGTCTTACTCCCATCATCCTACTGGCTATTGTCGGAGTGATTATCTCTGTAACTGGAGTTTCTTTTGCCCTCAGTCATTTTACTAACCTTTCCTTGGCAACTGCTTTGTTGGTGGGCGCTAGTTTATCAGCAAGTGATCCAGTTTCTGTCATCGCTTTGTTTAGGGAGTTGGGCGCTGGGAAAAAATTAACCACCGTCATGGAAGGAGAAAGTTTATTTAATGACGGTGTGGCAGTAGTTGCTTTTTTACTTTTAGTGGGAATTCCCCTCGGAGAAGAACAATTTTCCATCACTGATTCCATTATCGAATTTTTTACCTTCACTGGGGTAGGGGTTGCTGTTGGTTTACTGGTCGGTTTTGGCATTTCCTATCTAACTCAACGCTTTGATTTACCCTTAGTAGAACAATCTTTGACTTTAGTTTCTGCCTATGGTACTTATTTAATTACCGAAAATTTAGGCGGTTCAGGGGTTATTGGTGTGGTAATGGTAGGGTTAGTTCTGGGAAATTTTGGCTCAAGAATTGGCATGAATCCTCGCACCCGTTTAAGTGTGTCTGAATTTTGGGATTTTTTAGCTTTTTTTGTCAATTCCATTGTTTTTCTACTCATTGGCGACCAAATTATTTTTTCCAGCTTTATTACTAACTGGAATTTAATTTTAGTAGCGATTGTTTCTTTGTTAATTAGTCGTTTTGTCGCAGTATTTATACTTTGTTATATCAGTAATTTAATTACAGTTATTGATCTTAGTTGGCGTGAACAACTTATTCTCTGGTGGGGAGGTTTGAGAGGCTCTGTTTCTGTGGCTTTAGCTTTAAGTGTGCCTGTAATTTTAACTGATCGTTCGGTAGTTATTGAAACGGTTTTTGGAGTTGTTTTATTTACACTTTTAGTACAGGGTTTGACTACTAAATATTTGTTACAGGCATTGAATTTAGTGGGCGATCAAGATGTCAAGCAGGGATATTCTGAATTACTCGCAAGGCGCACGGCTTTGAATAATGTGCTTGATTATTTAACATCAATGCCTCCTAGTAAAATTCCTGAAATTGAGCCTGATTTTTATTCCTATGAAACCAAATTAATTGAAGGGCAATTACATACTATTGAGGAAAAAATTATCGATTTGCAAAAGGTTAATCCTGATTTAAAAACTATTTCTATGAAGAAATTGCGGGAAAATTTACTAACTATTGAAGCTGATACTTATGCCGATTTAATTCTCAAGGGGGAATTAGGTAATGATTTATCGCCTATTATTCAAGAAATTCTGGTTATGGAAAAAGACGATTAG
- the gloA gene encoding lactoylglutathione lyase yields the protein MRLLHTMLRVGNLEESIKFYCDVLGMKLLRKKDYPGGEFTLAFVGYGDESDNSVIELTHNWGQDSYNLGDGYGHIALGVDDIYGTCDKIKDLGGKVVREPGPMKHGSTVIAFVEDPTGYKIELIQTKN from the coding sequence ATGCGTTTATTACACACAATGCTTAGGGTTGGTAACTTGGAAGAATCTATCAAGTTTTACTGTGATGTGTTGGGAATGAAGTTATTAAGGAAAAAAGACTATCCGGGAGGAGAATTTACTCTGGCTTTTGTGGGTTATGGTGATGAGTCGGATAATTCGGTGATTGAGTTAACCCACAACTGGGGGCAAGATAGTTATAATTTAGGCGATGGTTATGGTCATATTGCTTTAGGTGTTGATGATATTTATGGTACTTGTGACAAAATTAAGGATTTGGGTGGTAAAGTAGTGAGAGAACCGGGTCCAATGAAGCATGGTTCAACAGTGATCGCTTTTGTGGAAGACCCTACTGGCTATAAAATTGAGCTAATTCAAACAAAAAACTAA
- a CDS encoding SPFH/Band 7/PHB domain protein, protein MEQLFIIVALAGSAMFGSVKIVNEKNEYLVERLGSYNKKLSSGLNFVVPFLDKIVYKDTTRDKILDVTPQSCITKDNVAISADAVVYWRIVDMEKAYYKIENLQLAMENLVLTQIRSEIGKLELDETFVARAEINNVLLRELDVATDPWGVKVLRVELKDITPSTAVQQSMEQQMAAERKKRAAILNSEGERDSAVNSAQGKAEAKLLEAESLKKAAILEAEAHKQQQILQAQATAEALQIVVNQLRGDTLAEKALQFLLTQQYLEMGKVIGSSSSSKVMFMDPSSIVSTLEGIGSLVDRGVEIPTKSMIN, encoded by the coding sequence ATGGAACAATTATTTATTATCGTTGCCCTAGCCGGTTCAGCAATGTTTGGTAGTGTTAAGATTGTTAACGAAAAAAACGAATATTTAGTAGAACGTTTAGGCAGTTATAACAAAAAACTTTCTTCTGGTTTAAATTTTGTTGTCCCTTTCCTCGATAAAATAGTTTACAAGGATACCACCAGAGATAAAATTTTAGATGTAACTCCTCAATCCTGTATTACCAAAGATAATGTGGCTATCAGTGCCGATGCCGTCGTCTACTGGCGCATTGTGGACATGGAAAAAGCCTACTATAAAATTGAAAATTTACAATTGGCAATGGAAAACTTAGTTTTAACCCAAATTCGCTCGGAAATTGGTAAATTAGAACTAGATGAAACCTTTGTGGCGCGCGCCGAAATCAACAACGTATTATTGCGAGAATTAGACGTTGCCACCGATCCGTGGGGTGTTAAAGTCTTGAGAGTAGAATTAAAAGATATTACCCCTTCTACTGCCGTACAACAATCCATGGAACAACAAATGGCAGCCGAAAGAAAAAAACGTGCCGCCATTCTCAACTCAGAAGGAGAAAGAGACTCCGCCGTCAACTCCGCCCAAGGTAAAGCAGAAGCCAAATTATTAGAAGCAGAATCCCTGAAAAAAGCTGCCATCCTAGAAGCAGAAGCCCATAAACAACAACAAATCTTACAAGCCCAAGCCACGGCAGAGGCGCTACAAATTGTAGTCAATCAATTACGAGGTGATACCTTAGCCGAAAAAGCATTACAATTCTTGCTAACTCAGCAGTACCTAGAAATGGGTAAAGTCATTGGTAGCAGTAGCAGTAGTAAAGTGATGTTTATGGACCCTAGCAGTATAGTATCTACCTTAGAAGGTATTGGTTCACTCGTTGATCGTGGCGTAGAGATTCCCACTAAATCGATGATTAATTAA
- a CDS encoding NfeD family protein produces the protein MSPVFLWLIVGAIFCFMELVFPSAFVELMMGLGALIVAILALIIPYHNILIVLWMVISFLLILLAKKYFTPKRQNSLLLEEDEAVTITTVEAGKTGRVLYEGTSWMAKCADENIDIEPEEKVYIVSRNGNTLLVLPQKLL, from the coding sequence ATGTCCCCTGTATTTCTTTGGTTGATTGTCGGTGCTATTTTTTGTTTTATGGAATTAGTATTCCCCAGCGCCTTCGTGGAGTTGATGATGGGGTTAGGGGCGCTGATAGTGGCTATTTTGGCGTTAATCATCCCTTACCATAATATTTTGATTGTCCTTTGGATGGTTATTTCCTTCTTATTAATTTTACTTGCTAAAAAATATTTTACTCCCAAACGTCAAAACTCATTGCTCCTAGAAGAAGACGAAGCCGTTACCATCACTACCGTTGAAGCAGGAAAAACAGGAAGGGTACTTTATGAAGGTACTTCATGGATGGCGAAGTGCGCTGATGAAAACATTGATATAGAACCAGAAGAAAAGGTTTATATTGTCAGTAGAAACGGTAACACCTTATTAGTGTTACCCCAAAAACTATTATAA
- a CDS encoding NAD(P)H-dependent glycerol-3-phosphate dehydrogenase, with translation MGENLKTVVLGAGAWGSSLAFLLNHACSKCTIWSRRSDISLTEAIKDADVIVSAISMKGVIPIIQQLKEIGIKEKAMIITATKGLDFDTIRTPSQIWQESFPDHTIVVLSGPNLSKEIDRSLPAATVVSSNVVEGAELAQSMFASDIFRVYVNSDPIGTELGGTLKNVMAIASGVCDGLKLGTNAKAALLTRALPEMIRIGTHLGASIETFFGLSGLGDLLATCDSPLSRNYQVGAGLAEGKSLDDILAHLEGTAEGVNTANVVIKLASKEKIPAPIAYQVYLLLKGKITAQEAVENLMARELKEEFWYLEF, from the coding sequence ATGGGTGAAAATCTAAAAACTGTGGTGTTGGGCGCTGGTGCATGGGGTTCGAGTTTAGCCTTTTTGTTAAATCATGCTTGTTCTAAGTGTACCATTTGGAGTCGCCGTTCAGACATCTCCCTCACCGAAGCCATTAAGGATGCGGATGTGATTGTATCTGCTATTTCCATGAAAGGGGTTATACCTATCATACAGCAGTTAAAGGAAATCGGCATCAAAGAAAAAGCCATGATTATTACCGCTACCAAGGGCTTAGATTTTGATACTATTCGCACTCCTTCGCAGATTTGGCAAGAGTCTTTTCCAGATCATACTATTGTGGTGTTATCAGGTCCTAATTTATCGAAGGAAATTGACCGAAGTTTACCTGCCGCCACGGTGGTTTCTAGTAATGTGGTGGAGGGCGCTGAGTTAGCACAATCCATGTTTGCTTCCGATATTTTTAGAGTATATGTCAATAGCGATCCCATTGGTACAGAGTTGGGTGGAACTTTGAAAAATGTCATGGCTATTGCTTCTGGGGTATGTGATGGTTTAAAATTGGGTACTAACGCTAAGGCGGCGCTGTTGACACGGGCGCTACCAGAAATGATTAGAATTGGTACTCATTTAGGTGCATCTATTGAAACATTTTTCGGTTTATCAGGGTTAGGAGATTTACTGGCAACCTGCGATAGCCCTTTATCTCGTAATTATCAGGTGGGCGCTGGATTAGCTGAAGGTAAGAGTTTGGATGATATTTTAGCGCACCTCGAAGGCACAGCAGAGGGGGTAAATACGGCTAATGTCGTCATTAAATTAGCTAGTAAAGAGAAAATTCCAGCGCCCATCGCCTATCAAGTATATTTATTACTGAAAGGGAAAATTACTGCTCAAGAAGCGGTAGAAAATTTGATGGCTAGGGAATTAAAAGAGGAATTTTGGTATTTAGAATTTTAA
- a CDS encoding AbrB family transcriptional regulator, producing the protein MNHHESNNFSLTVTLVIFALFTTFFAVNLNLPASWFITPLFIAILFSLKTKDSFNLHPFFSIFGQIILGIATASSFSFDNFLLMKSYIFPVLICIFFTSFFSLINALLIAKFTNIDFFSSFLGSIPGASASLVAISEDLGANTVAVTVLQYLRLILIAFTVPNFIGFYFPSTINVASLSPHFVSISPDFGFHLSTIKLTWLGIQGRALVDYFMVNFIDKISREIFSLHHWLNVSWQVLLIIFVSFLGIKLAEKINLPSKLFLGSFFGCLILFNLNIFSVHMPPAIVSLGLFLLGLAIGIKFDHQSIGDLIKMVIIEVILVIILIIICLIIGYEFHLLTGVDIVSALLGTTPGGLNVMTATAIELNADVSIVLTMQMMRMFLILCLSPFLARFVMEKTSSLNNSYEVLKK; encoded by the coding sequence ATGAATCACCATGAATCGAACAACTTTTCTTTAACTGTTACCTTAGTCATATTTGCTTTATTTACTACTTTTTTCGCTGTTAATTTAAATTTACCTGCATCTTGGTTTATAACTCCCTTATTTATAGCTATTTTATTTAGTTTAAAAACAAAAGATTCTTTTAATTTACATCCTTTTTTCTCTATTTTTGGTCAAATTATTCTTGGTATTGCTACTGCTAGTAGTTTTTCTTTTGATAATTTTTTATTAATGAAAAGCTATATTTTTCCTGTTTTAATTTGTATATTTTTTACCAGTTTTTTTAGTTTAATTAATGCTTTATTAATTGCTAAATTTACTAATATTGATTTTTTTTCTAGCTTTTTAGGTTCAATACCGGGTGCTAGTGCTAGTTTAGTTGCCATTAGTGAAGATTTAGGAGCAAATACGGTAGCGGTAACTGTTTTACAATATCTTCGTCTCATTCTTATTGCTTTTACTGTGCCTAATTTTATTGGTTTTTATTTTCCTTCTACAATTAATGTCGCTTCCCTTTCTCCTCATTTTGTATCCATTTCTCCTGATTTTGGCTTTCATCTTTCTACTATTAAGTTAACATGGTTGGGCATACAGGGAAGGGCGCTGGTTGACTATTTCATGGTGAATTTTATTGATAAAATTAGTAGAGAAATATTTTCTTTACACCATTGGTTAAATGTTTCTTGGCAAGTTTTGCTAATTATTTTTGTATCTTTTTTAGGTATAAAGTTAGCTGAAAAAATTAATTTACCTTCTAAACTATTTTTAGGGTCTTTTTTCGGATGTTTAATTCTCTTTAATCTTAATATTTTTTCGGTTCATATGCCTCCAGCTATTGTTTCCCTAGGCTTATTTTTATTAGGTTTAGCCATCGGGATTAAATTTGATCACCAATCCATTGGGGATTTAATTAAAATGGTCATAATTGAGGTGATTTTAGTAATAATTTTAATTATTATTTGCTTAATTATTGGTTATGAATTTCATTTATTAACCGGAGTTGATATTGTCAGCGCCCTCCTCGGCACAACTCCGGGGGGGTTAAATGTCATGACGGCTACCGCCATCGAATTAAACGCTGATGTTAGTATTGTCTTAACTATGCAGATGATGAGAATGTTTTTAATCCTTTGTTTAAGTCCTTTTTTAGCTCGTTTTGTTATGGAAAAAACTTCATCATTAAATAATAGTTACGAGGTGCTGAAAAAGTAA
- a CDS encoding amino acid ABC transporter substrate-binding protein has protein sequence MGNLDSWICDGIPKNGLEYPQAKGQHYPCENFSSVCPICNLPQEASLLTPYTGATRISSPNNDATRVSPPSNDATRVSPPNNDATRVSPAPSNYHKTNIPPPPFLDDDSQKTGISGGKVEEKQPPKKGNNLLNLGIGIGIGVIISGAFGVVGYQLLNKNSASDNGNNITAVKNPNKAQIISLESELPEFISQGEKILFESGDVKQQAVEAFTQKNWAEAVTLLEQYIATNSTDPEAKIYLQNAKANQNGNPMTIAVALEVNSDNNSALEILRGVASYQEDFNKPRVAPEDRLLEVVIIDSSDYNQAEALAQEMIRATKVLGVMGYGVDIGSQQALDKYNDSDLVVLSPLTSSVTEEDNISILKRISPQEKSNELLGDYLASVSDTLLTFANDFNSPPRVMLFYHSDNPYGMQLREKMLDALPNFQGELVKEIDLKTNSNPQEALNDPGDTNTIFLALGQNELTPAIEILKVNNHFLTAVGSDELFHPNTLTQGKEAVDQLVLAVPWSFNPDDEFAQEAEKNWRGRVSWRTATAYDTTKALVYAIASNPERRAIAKAFKDGIRLPDTTTKFQVFSEVPLVQVVPGKSGSGGAGFQFESID, from the coding sequence ATGGGAAATTTAGATTCTTGGATTTGTGACGGCATTCCCAAAAACGGCTTAGAATATCCTCAAGCAAAAGGGCAACACTACCCCTGTGAGAATTTTAGCTCAGTTTGCCCCATTTGTAATTTACCGCAAGAAGCATCGTTATTAACGCCTTATACAGGCGCTACTCGTATTTCTTCCCCTAACAATGATGCCACAAGAGTTTCTCCTCCCAGTAATGATGCCACAAGGGTTTCTCCCCCTAATAATGATGCCACAAGAGTTTCTCCAGCGCCCTCCAACTATCATAAAACAAATATACCGCCCCCGCCTTTTTTAGATGATGATAGCCAGAAAACTGGCATTTCAGGGGGGAAAGTTGAGGAAAAACAGCCACCAAAAAAAGGGAATAACTTATTAAATCTTGGCATTGGTATAGGTATAGGCGTAATAATTTCAGGTGCTTTTGGAGTTGTGGGTTATCAGTTGTTAAATAAAAATAGTGCCAGTGATAACGGTAATAATATCACCGCAGTGAAAAATCCCAATAAAGCACAAATTATCTCCCTAGAGTCAGAATTGCCAGAATTTATCAGTCAAGGGGAAAAGATTTTATTTGAATCAGGGGATGTCAAACAACAAGCTGTGGAAGCCTTTACTCAAAAAAACTGGGCTGAAGCTGTAACTTTATTGGAGCAGTACATAGCAACTAACTCTACTGATCCAGAAGCAAAAATTTATTTACAAAATGCTAAAGCCAATCAAAACGGCAATCCCATGACAATAGCCGTAGCCCTAGAAGTCAACAGCGATAATAATTCCGCTTTGGAAATACTACGGGGAGTAGCCAGTTATCAGGAAGATTTTAACAAGCCTAGAGTTGCTCCAGAAGATAGACTATTAGAAGTGGTAATTATTGATAGTAGTGACTACAATCAAGCCGAAGCCCTTGCCCAAGAAATGATTAGGGCGACAAAAGTGTTAGGAGTCATGGGTTACGGTGTGGATATTGGTAGTCAACAGGCGCTGGATAAGTATAATGACAGTGATTTAGTGGTACTTTCTCCCCTCACCAGTAGCGTAACGGAAGAGGATAATATTTCTATACTGAAAAGAATCTCACCCCAAGAGAAATCTAATGAATTATTAGGAGATTATTTAGCATCGGTTAGTGACACATTGCTGACATTTGCTAATGATTTTAACTCTCCTCCCCGTGTGATGTTATTTTATCACTCTGATAATCCCTATGGAATGCAGTTACGAGAGAAAATGTTAGATGCTTTACCTAATTTTCAGGGAGAATTAGTCAAGGAAATTGATCTTAAAACTAATAGTAATCCCCAAGAGGCTTTAAATGATCCGGGAGATACTAATACTATTTTTCTCGCTTTAGGGCAAAATGAGCTTACTCCTGCCATTGAAATTTTAAAGGTAAATAATCATTTCTTGACGGCGGTAGGTAGTGACGAGTTGTTTCATCCTAATACTTTAACGCAAGGAAAAGAAGCGGTGGATCAGTTAGTATTAGCTGTGCCTTGGAGTTTTAATCCTGATGACGAATTTGCGCAAGAGGCGGAAAAAAATTGGCGTGGGCGAGTTAGTTGGCGCACCGCCACCGCTTATGATACTACTAAAGCCTTAGTATATGCCATTGCTTCTAATCCTGAGCGCCGGGCTATTGCTAAAGCCTTTAAGGATGGTATTCGTTTACCTGATACTACTACGAAGTTTCAGGTTTTTTCGGAAGTGCCTTTGGTACAAGTAGTGCCGGGCAAAAGTGGGTCGGGGGGCGCTGGTTTTCAGTTTGAATCCATTGATTAA
- the recN gene encoding DNA repair protein RecN — translation MLTTIRIDNFALVDHIDLELGKGLNVLTGETGAGKSIILDAIDVVLGGKASNRMIRHGETKAVIEGTFLCYPNLEEWLELQQLESFHDGTVICSRELTYKNGNFRSRCRVNGVLVNKQVINALRELLLEITVQGETGELFSSAPQRDLLDAYGGQEILQQRKLVAVAFSKMHSAEEALISRRQSEQQRLQRLDLLKHQIKELNSMRLQDADELDTLETESDRLTHVVELQQLSYQAYNLLYQGEGEEKAGADILGEAEKVLTDMANYDKELTSILEMVQGALNQIVEAGHQIHSYGSALEGDPERLVEVEERIRTLKRICRKYGPSLAEVINYHHGLQQELLDLEKNERSIEDLEQEYEEIKTETLALCEKLSQMRHHASSNLESQLTAQLKPLGMEKVIFECRLTPINPTVTGADQVDYYFSPNPGEELQPLAMTASGGEMSRFLLALKSCFSQTKTDAKTLIFDEIDAGVSGKVAQAIAEKLHQLSQQHQVLCVTHQPLVAAMADHHFRVSKHLIESNLNGEKDIRTIVKVTSLDDQNLRRNELAELTGGHSATEAIAFADSLLAKANLSKNH, via the coding sequence ATGTTAACTACTATTCGTATTGATAATTTTGCCTTGGTGGATCATATTGATCTGGAATTGGGAAAAGGTTTGAATGTTTTAACTGGGGAGACGGGCGCTGGTAAATCAATTATTCTTGATGCGATTGATGTGGTATTGGGGGGAAAAGCCAGTAATCGCATGATTCGTCACGGCGAAACTAAGGCGGTAATTGAAGGTACTTTTCTTTGTTATCCTAATTTGGAAGAATGGTTAGAATTACAACAATTAGAGTCTTTCCATGATGGTACTGTAATTTGTAGTCGGGAGTTAACTTATAAAAATGGGAATTTTCGTTCCCGTTGTCGAGTAAATGGCGTATTAGTTAATAAGCAGGTAATTAATGCTTTACGAGAGCTTTTATTAGAAATTACCGTGCAGGGAGAAACAGGGGAATTGTTTTCCAGCGCCCCTCAACGAGACTTATTAGATGCCTATGGGGGGCAAGAAATCTTACAACAAAGAAAATTAGTGGCAGTGGCATTTAGCAAAATGCACAGCGCGGAAGAAGCGTTAATTTCGCGCCGACAATCTGAGCAACAAAGGTTACAACGTCTCGATTTACTAAAGCATCAAATCAAAGAATTAAATAGCATGAGGCTTCAGGATGCTGATGAATTAGACACCCTCGAAACGGAAAGCGATCGCCTTACCCATGTGGTAGAGTTGCAACAACTCAGTTATCAAGCCTATAACTTGCTTTATCAGGGGGAAGGGGAAGAGAAGGCAGGGGCTGACATTTTGGGAGAAGCGGAAAAAGTCTTGACAGATATGGCAAACTATGATAAGGAATTAACCAGTATTTTAGAAATGGTGCAAGGGGCGCTGAATCAAATCGTCGAAGCTGGACATCAAATTCATAGTTATGGTTCAGCGTTAGAAGGCGATCCAGAGCGATTGGTGGAGGTAGAGGAAAGAATTAGGACACTAAAGCGTATTTGTCGCAAATATGGACCTAGTTTAGCGGAAGTAATTAATTATCATCACGGTTTGCAACAGGAATTATTAGATTTAGAAAAAAATGAACGCTCCATCGAGGATTTAGAGCAAGAATATGAGGAAATTAAAACGGAAACCCTTGCTCTGTGTGAAAAATTAAGCCAAATGCGCCACCATGCCAGTAGTAATCTGGAGAGTCAATTAACGGCACAATTAAAACCTTTGGGCATGGAGAAAGTGATCTTTGAATGTCGTCTTACCCCCATTAACCCTACGGTGACGGGCGCTGATCAAGTGGATTACTACTTTAGCCCCAATCCGGGGGAAGAATTACAACCCCTCGCCATGACAGCATCAGGAGGGGAAATGAGCCGTTTTCTTCTCGCCCTCAAATCTTGTTTTAGCCAAACCAAAACCGATGCTAAAACGTTAATTTTTGATGAAATTGACGCTGGAGTTTCGGGGAAAGTCGCCCAAGCCATTGCGGAAAAACTGCACCAATTAAGCCAACAGCATCAAGTTTTATGTGTCACCCATCAACCCCTCGTGGCGGCTATGGCAGATCATCATTTCCGAGTTAGTAAACATTTGATAGAATCTAATTTAAACGGTGAAAAGGATATTAGGACTATTGTTAAGGTAACATCTCTTGATGACCAAAATTTACGGCGCAATGAGTTAGCGGAGTTAACTGGTGGGCATTCTGCCACGGAAGCCATCGCTTTTGCTGATTCTCTCTTGGCTAAAGCTAATCTTAGTAAAAATCATTGA
- a CDS encoding DUF427 domain-containing protein translates to MVQATWNGTILAQSNQCEVVEGNYYFPPDSINEEYFKPSDTHTTCGWKGVASYYTVEVDGQQNPDCAWYYPDPKPKASNIKGYIAFWKGVKVS, encoded by the coding sequence ATGGTACAAGCAACTTGGAATGGTACGATTTTAGCGCAAAGTAATCAATGTGAAGTAGTGGAGGGTAATTATTATTTTCCCCCTGACAGCATCAATGAGGAATATTTTAAACCTAGTGATACCCATACTACTTGCGGTTGGAAAGGGGTTGCCAGTTACTATACTGTTGAAGTTGATGGTCAACAAAATCCTGATTGTGCTTGGTATTATCCCGATCCCAAACCAAAAGCCAGTAATATTAAAGGTTATATTGCTTTTTGGAAGGGTGTTAAAGTTAGTTGA
- the prmC gene encoding peptide chain release factor N(5)-glutamine methyltransferase, which produces MTEVISGVELFNWYQDARRRALFLAISPLEIDLFLQFYTNLSNLDLKLKNYQNYHTIELLISFEELKAKWDLRIEKRVPIQYLIGSCFWRDLTLKVSPDVLIPRPETELIIDIVLDLISENPSLRAGNWLDLGTGSGALALSLAKHLVNSNIFAVDKSRGALSIAQENSHLLNITKNIYFRLGNWFEPITDLQGKVSGIVTNPPYIPSEIIGELQPEVANHEPRRALDGGEDGLRDIRHLITTAPSYLIPNGILIIEIMAGQAPMVMDLFKQENQYDDVTTYHDLSGEGRFVMGKKSKSIIS; this is translated from the coding sequence ATGACTGAGGTTATTTCTGGGGTTGAGTTATTTAATTGGTATCAAGATGCACGGCGACGGGCGCTTTTTTTGGCTATTTCGCCCCTAGAAATTGACCTTTTTTTGCAATTTTATACTAACCTTAGTAATCTTGATCTTAAACTTAAAAATTATCAAAATTATCATACTATTGAGTTATTAATTAGTTTTGAAGAATTAAAAGCAAAATGGGATTTAAGAATAGAAAAAAGAGTCCCTATTCAGTATTTAATTGGTAGTTGTTTTTGGCGAGATTTAACTTTAAAAGTATCTCCAGATGTATTAATCCCTCGACCAGAAACGGAGTTAATTATCGATATAGTTTTAGACCTTATCTCTGAAAATCCTTCTTTAAGAGCAGGAAACTGGCTTGATCTGGGAACTGGTAGCGGCGCCCTCGCCCTCAGTTTAGCAAAGCATCTTGTCAATAGTAATATTTTTGCGGTGGATAAAAGTCGAGGGGCGCTGTCTATTGCTCAAGAAAATAGTCATCTTTTAAACATTACCAAAAATATTTATTTTCGTCTCGGCAATTGGTTTGAACCAATTACGGATTTACAAGGGAAAGTAAGCGGTATTGTGACAAATCCCCCTTATATTCCCAGTGAAATCATCGGAGAATTGCAACCAGAAGTAGCAAATCATGAACCGAGAAGGGCGCTAGATGGTGGAGAAGACGGTTTAAGAGATATACGTCATTTAATCACTACAGCGCCCTCCTACCTCATTCCTAATGGTATCTTAATAATTGAGATCATGGCAGGACAAGCACCCATGGTGATGGACTTATTTAAACAAGAAAATCAATATGATGATGTTACTACTTATCATGATTTGAGCGGTGAAGGGCGCTTTGTCATGGGAAAAAAAAGTAAAAGTATTATTAGTTAG